The nucleotide sequence tgtattattttcatgtgaTGTAACcatgtgaaaatattaattttaaaaatttatgaaatggcaaaataaataaaaaacaaaaaagtcgTGAAACTAGTTAAggatttaaatgtaaaaatgttgtcaaaataaacattaattaaataaatataactatatatattaggataaatcacacagattgagtaagccccaaagtaagtttgagacttgtgttatgggatactaactcaatgatactatattttataacaaatacgtatatagataaacatccaagacccgggtcaatcaaaTGATCAAAatgatcgttttccataacgTCCCTAatggggatcaaacccgggacctcttgatTCAGTGGCaaaaactttaccactgcaccaccaaggtcgtcaattaataattaattcatataaacCTGTGACAGATTGAGCCAAGCTTGTGCAAGTTGCGTCAGTGTCCCGTCATCCTCAATGTTCTGAAGCAATTTGAGCTGCTTCCGTGCGAGGTCTGGCCGGTTCATGGCTAGCAGACATTGAAGAGTCAATGCATTCAACTCGAGAGACTCTGTTCCATGAAGGATTCtggaatttttgttttattgacaCATCAGAAATTACTCCATTCCTcacacaattaatattttaaatctgtaGCAtctgatttcaataaaattattatttttatttcatggaAATGAACAATGCTGTTATGCTGAACGTAAACatgttaacaaaacaaaacattctcACTGAgaatgttttgttaattttcaaattgcaAACTCACACCACATCCTACAATTTAGaattttgtatcattttactaggtttcataaaaatgtgtttgcaATTCAGGTTGTACTTACTTTAAGGCGGCTTCATAGTTGTCCTCATGGTAATAGATTGTAGCTGCTACTACCAGAAACACCTCATTGGATAGTTCCACTCCCTTGGCAACCTGTAATGAAAATGGTTCGGAACACGGGAACACCAGTGCAAGACCAACAGATCACCAGACAGGTGATTGGTCCTGCCATTCTGGGACCATTTCATCCTGTTTTGTTTGTCTCGGATTAATTAGTGTGTAAATTCAGATTTAAACTAATGTTAAATACCAGTGTTGTAATGTTAAATGTGTAATTATACCCTTGCGTCTATGTCAGCTACAATCACAGGCTTGTTGGCTCCTGGAGATAAATATTCCACCAAGCTCTTCAGAGGTTGGAGCATGGGATCAGCCGTTTTCAACTCCTGGAGGACAATCCTGTAGTTCCCCTGCGCGATGTAGGAGCGGTATAGGAAGGCATCTCGTTGAAGTGATACAAGGGGAGTAGAAGCctgaaaattatgaattttggtGATAAAGATTAATGTGATATggttttatgtattataatatagtgtTTCCAGTTAATGAACGTCCTGAAATGACttattataagataaaaatagggaaatacaacaaaacaagAGCTGAAATTACATTACTCataacatgaaaaatacagTAGTTTGAGACTCTTATCCcatagaaatttataaataatcattactTACGTTTACACTGAGTGCTTCGTTAATAGCTTGTTGGTAATTTCCTACGTAAAACGCATTTTTAACATCGAAAAGTTCATCAACATCTTGTTGCTGACGTGCCATTTTGACAGACTGCCTGGCTATGCAGTCATGACAATGACAGTttcctttttaaaatcttttagtCGAGTTCGCTAACATTAACTACATACGGCAAACAAATGCGTTCATGTTaaccaatttatata is from Plodia interpunctella isolate USDA-ARS_2022_Savannah chromosome 15, ilPloInte3.2, whole genome shotgun sequence and encodes:
- the epsilonCOP gene encoding coatomer subunit epsilon, which produces MARQQQDVDELFDVKNAFYVGNYQQAINEALSVNASTPLVSLQRDAFLYRSYIAQGNYRIVLQELKTADPMLQPLKSLVEYLSPGANKPVIVADIDARVAKGVELSNEVFLVVAATIYYHEDNYEAALKILHGTESLELNALTLQCLLAMNRPDLARKQLKLLQNIEDDGTLTQLAQAWLNLSQGGPGVQDAHYGVMELSERLGALGPAPAAAGAAAAAARGMWEEAEQMLTEAQSRAPQHPDLLLGLALTATHSAKPPEVASRYIAQLLDSHPEHPFTKEYNAKTNEFKRLAAQYQPTVAS